One genomic segment of Candidatus Atribacteria bacterium ADurb.Bin276 includes these proteins:
- the lacC_1 gene encoding Tagatose-6-phosphate kinase: MGMILVVTPNPCIDKTLFVESIIPKPKIKVEKVKEIAGGKGSNVSRVLRQLGVEVGHFVLLGGYTGQRVKSLIELDGVSVYPAWISQLTRVVTTIVDRSWQQVAYFEPGPVISPQEMNQVLLTFEKIIPSVELIVFCGSVSDQNTQTIYYRMIQIAKKNRIKTIIDSRGVPLIEALKAQPWMVKMNREEAEETWEKKINCGDDLNKFYEFLNSKGVEYLILTLGEKGAWFRGERVSWSGYPPKVASINPVGSGDSFLAAFIFGLINGKKWNECLGLGIAAGAANAQTWDAGAITWNDIQLLLLEVRVETGNIF, encoded by the coding sequence ATGGGCATGATTTTGGTTGTGACTCCCAATCCATGCATTGATAAAACTCTTTTTGTTGAAAGTATTATTCCGAAACCAAAAATTAAGGTGGAAAAAGTTAAAGAAATTGCCGGTGGGAAAGGTTCAAATGTGAGTCGAGTATTGCGTCAGCTCGGCGTTGAAGTTGGGCATTTCGTTCTTTTAGGGGGATATACTGGACAAAGAGTAAAAAGCTTAATAGAGTTAGATGGAGTCTCGGTTTATCCTGCTTGGATTTCTCAATTAACCCGGGTTGTTACGACTATTGTTGATCGAAGCTGGCAACAAGTTGCGTATTTTGAGCCAGGACCGGTTATTTCCCCCCAGGAAATGAATCAAGTATTGTTGACCTTTGAAAAGATTATTCCATCAGTGGAGTTAATTGTGTTTTGTGGGAGTGTTTCTGACCAAAACACTCAAACTATTTATTATCGAATGATTCAGATTGCAAAAAAAAATAGGATAAAAACCATCATCGACAGCCGTGGGGTACCCTTGATTGAAGCCTTAAAAGCCCAGCCTTGGATGGTGAAAATGAATCGTGAAGAAGCGGAAGAAACCTGGGAGAAAAAAATTAATTGTGGCGATGACTTAAACAAATTTTATGAATTTCTCAATAGCAAGGGAGTTGAATATCTAATTCTCACCCTGGGAGAAAAGGGGGCTTGGTTTCGAGGAGAAAGAGTGTCTTGGTCAGGTTATCCCCCAAAAGTGGCCTCAATTAACCCAGTTGGGTCCGGAGATTCTTTTTTAGCAGCATTCATATTTGGTCTTATAAATGGGAAAAAATGGAATGAATGCTTAGGTTTGGGTATTGCCGCAGGAGCTGCTAACGCTCAGACCTGGGATGCTGGTGCGATAACCTGGAATGATATCCAACTTCTTCTGCTCGAAGTGAGAGTTGAAACTGGAAACATTTTTTAG
- the fur_1 gene encoding Ferric uptake regulation protein, translating into MFYKEWQKTLWKNKIKLTSCRQAIIRVFEENRKHLSAEEVHEYLKKGDQKAGIATVYRNLDLLTRIGILHRVNFGDGKDHFEITHKPIHHHHLVCNKCGKVVDYSEIMGESEFVSYLEKELTNRYEFKIESHQIYFYGLCDKCRRDLIKGDGFFDPKTKHSS; encoded by the coding sequence ATGTTTTATAAAGAATGGCAAAAGACTTTATGGAAAAATAAAATAAAACTCACTTCCTGTCGACAAGCCATAATTAGGGTATTTGAAGAAAATCGAAAGCATCTTTCTGCTGAAGAAGTTCATGAATATCTTAAAAAAGGGGACCAAAAAGCAGGGATAGCTACAGTTTATCGTAATCTTGATTTGTTAACCAGAATTGGAATTTTACATCGAGTTAATTTTGGGGACGGTAAAGATCATTTTGAAATTACCCATAAACCCATTCATCACCATCATTTGGTCTGTAACAAATGTGGGAAAGTGGTTGATTATAGTGAGATTATGGGAGAAAGTGAGTTTGTTTCTTATCTAGAAAAAGAATTAACCAATCGATATGAATTTAAAATTGAGTCTCACCAAATTTATTTTTATGGACTCTGTGATAAATGTCGACGAGATTTAATTAAAGGGGATGGTTTTTTTGATCCTAAAACGAAGCATAGCTCCTAA
- the feoB gene encoding Ferrous iron transport protein B produces the protein MKKVVLAGNPNVGKSVFFTRLSGIYAVSSNYPGTTVEISRSQISRDGVKFELIDAPGTYALEADAEAEKIAGKLIDEADIVVNVIDAGNLERNLYLTFELLEKKKPMVIALNMWDEVQRRGVRIDIQALSHILGIPVIPVVATTGEGMKKLIQTLDHARVPIIVPSSHQERWHEIGQVIQAVQSFSYHKPTWVDRLKEATLLPVSGFLIGLGVLYGVFWVVRFIGEGLINYILDPLFYRFYYPLLLGLDRHLSFSPFLRTILIGHLVDGKIDFEQSLGLLSTGIYVELGVVLPYIISFYFILGLLEDTGYLPRLAVLLDGFFHRIGLHGYAIVPTLLGLGCNVPGIMSTRILESKTERFIISVLISIAVPCASQQALIFGVLGKHGTMPVMLVYFILLLVWIILGVILKYAVKGYRPALILEIPPYRFPYWKTLLPKLWLRVKGFLKEALPIVSLGILAVNLLFMTNLFPYIAQAIGPFFQKYLGLPSEVSLVLVLGFLRKDIAMGLLAPLQLTVKQLVISSVILAMFFPCVATFMVILKELGAKKLIQGTIIMLFASILTGLILNLVL, from the coding sequence ATGAAAAAAGTTGTCTTAGCAGGGAACCCAAATGTCGGGAAAAGCGTTTTTTTTACCCGATTAAGCGGTATATATGCGGTTTCATCAAATTATCCTGGAACAACAGTTGAAATTTCTCGGAGTCAAATAAGTCGCGATGGAGTAAAATTTGAGTTGATTGATGCTCCTGGAACATACGCTTTGGAAGCCGATGCGGAAGCGGAAAAAATTGCCGGAAAGCTGATTGATGAAGCTGATATAGTTGTTAATGTAATTGATGCTGGTAACCTCGAGCGAAACCTTTACCTTACTTTTGAGCTTTTAGAAAAAAAGAAACCGATGGTGATTGCTCTTAATATGTGGGATGAGGTTCAGCGAAGGGGAGTCAGAATAGACATCCAAGCTCTTTCGCATATTTTAGGCATACCGGTTATTCCAGTAGTTGCTACTACTGGAGAAGGCATGAAGAAGCTCATTCAGACTCTTGACCATGCTCGAGTACCAATTATTGTGCCGAGTTCACACCAGGAACGTTGGCATGAAATTGGTCAAGTTATTCAAGCTGTGCAATCTTTTTCTTACCACAAGCCTACCTGGGTTGATCGTTTAAAGGAAGCCACCCTGTTACCGGTCAGTGGATTTCTCATTGGTTTAGGGGTTTTATATGGAGTATTTTGGGTAGTTCGGTTTATTGGTGAAGGACTGATCAACTATATTCTTGACCCACTTTTTTATCGATTTTACTATCCTCTCTTATTGGGTCTTGATAGGCATTTATCTTTTTCTCCTTTTTTAAGAACTATTTTAATCGGACATCTGGTTGACGGAAAAATCGATTTTGAACAATCACTCGGCTTGCTTTCTACGGGAATATACGTTGAATTGGGAGTTGTTCTTCCCTATATTATTTCCTTTTATTTTATTCTCGGGTTATTGGAAGATACCGGATACCTTCCTCGTTTAGCGGTTTTGTTGGATGGATTTTTTCACCGAATTGGTTTACACGGTTATGCCATAGTTCCTACTTTGTTAGGTTTGGGATGCAATGTACCAGGAATAATGTCTACTAGAATATTAGAAAGCAAAACCGAACGATTTATAATATCAGTTTTGATTTCGATTGCTGTTCCCTGTGCTTCACAACAAGCCTTGATTTTTGGGGTTTTGGGGAAACACGGCACCATGCCGGTCATGTTGGTTTATTTCATCCTTCTCTTAGTATGGATTATCTTGGGGGTTATATTAAAATACGCTGTAAAAGGATATCGTCCAGCTCTTATTCTGGAAATACCTCCTTACCGTTTCCCCTATTGGAAAACTCTTCTTCCTAAATTGTGGCTTCGAGTGAAAGGGTTTTTAAAAGAAGCTCTTCCGATCGTTTCTTTGGGAATTCTGGCGGTTAATCTTCTATTTATGACCAATCTTTTCCCCTATATTGCGCAAGCTATCGGTCCTTTTTTCCAAAAATATTTAGGTCTTCCCAGTGAGGTTTCCTTGGTATTGGTGCTTGGTTTTCTTCGGAAAGATATAGCCATGGGCTTGCTCGCTCCCTTACAACTCACAGTAAAACAATTGGTCATCTCTTCGGTGATATTAGCTATGTTTTTTCCCTGTGTGGCAACTTTTATGGTAATTTTAAAAGAACTTGGAGCGAAAAAACTGATTCAAGGTACTATAATTATGCTTTTTGCATCTATTCTTACTGGATTAATCTTGAATTTGGTTTTATAA
- the ilvD gene encoding Dihydroxy-acid dehydratase: MKSELVKNGPDRCPHRSLLFSTGISRSAMERPFVGIASSYSDLVPGHIHMRELERFIERGIEAGGGTPFIFGIPGICDGISMGHEGMRYSLPSRDVVADSIEAVATGHALDGLVLLTNCDKITPGMLIAAARLNIPALVVTAGPMLSGRYQGRKLSFVRDTFEAVGKYHAGLLSEKELNALEAEACPGGGSCQGLYTANTMACLTETMGMSLPGCGTAPAVLAEKRRISYESGKQIVQLIKQNLTPRMILNSASLRNAITMDLALGGSTNTVLHLLALANELGLNEINLDIFNQLSLKVPHLVLLRPAGELFMEDLHFAGGIPAVEKILGDLIEDNPTVSGVSVREIQDSVQYVDHEVIRPRENPHSQEGGIAILRGSLAPEGAVVKQSGVSQDMKIFRGKAVCFNSEEEAMEKITKGKISKGSVIVIRYEGPKGGPGMREMLAPTSAIVGMGLSHDVALVTDGRFSGGTRGPCIGHIAPEAYDRGPIALVKDGDEILIDIPSRKLELFINDEEKQKRQEQLVLPPPKYTHGLLGRYIERALPTNQGAAMK, encoded by the coding sequence ATGAAAAGTGAATTAGTTAAAAACGGACCCGATCGTTGTCCGCATCGTTCCTTACTATTTTCTACTGGAATATCACGCTCTGCAATGGAAAGACCTTTTGTTGGAATAGCCAGTTCCTATTCTGATTTAGTTCCTGGACATATCCATATGCGTGAATTAGAGCGCTTTATCGAAAGAGGCATTGAAGCAGGAGGAGGAACTCCATTTATTTTTGGAATTCCAGGAATATGTGATGGCATTTCTATGGGTCATGAAGGCATGCGGTATTCTTTACCCAGCCGCGATGTAGTTGCTGATAGCATTGAGGCAGTTGCCACGGGACATGCCCTTGATGGTTTAGTACTACTCACCAACTGCGATAAAATTACTCCAGGAATGCTTATAGCAGCAGCTCGCTTAAACATACCTGCTTTAGTTGTAACAGCTGGACCTATGCTTTCCGGTCGTTACCAAGGAAGAAAGCTTTCCTTTGTTCGAGACACCTTTGAAGCAGTTGGAAAATATCATGCCGGTCTATTGAGTGAAAAAGAATTAAATGCCTTAGAAGCTGAAGCTTGTCCCGGTGGAGGATCTTGTCAGGGACTTTATACTGCTAATACCATGGCATGTCTGACTGAAACCATGGGAATGAGTCTACCTGGTTGTGGAACTGCACCAGCGGTATTAGCAGAAAAACGAAGAATTAGTTATGAAAGCGGCAAACAAATTGTTCAATTGATAAAGCAAAATTTAACCCCACGGATGATTCTCAACTCTGCATCACTTAGAAATGCTATAACAATGGATTTAGCTTTGGGTGGTTCTACTAACACCGTCCTTCATTTATTAGCTTTGGCCAATGAGTTAGGTTTGAATGAAATCAATCTTGACATTTTTAACCAGCTTTCTTTGAAGGTTCCCCATTTAGTACTCCTTCGTCCTGCGGGTGAACTGTTTATGGAAGATCTTCACTTTGCTGGAGGGATTCCTGCCGTTGAAAAAATTCTCGGAGATTTAATTGAAGATAATCCTACAGTGAGTGGCGTTTCGGTTAGAGAAATACAAGACTCTGTCCAGTATGTTGACCATGAGGTTATTCGACCTCGGGAAAATCCTCATTCCCAAGAGGGTGGCATTGCAATTCTAAGGGGTTCCTTAGCTCCTGAAGGAGCGGTTGTTAAACAATCTGGTGTTAGTCAAGATATGAAAATTTTTCGAGGCAAAGCAGTCTGTTTTAATAGCGAAGAAGAGGCTATGGAAAAAATTACTAAAGGGAAAATCTCGAAAGGGAGCGTAATCGTGATCCGCTACGAAGGACCAAAGGGAGGTCCAGGGATGAGAGAGATGTTGGCTCCAACCTCGGCCATAGTTGGAATGGGCTTAAGCCATGATGTCGCCTTGGTTACCGATGGTCGTTTTTCCGGCGGAACTCGAGGACCCTGCATTGGCCATATTGCCCCTGAGGCCTATGACCGGGGACCGATTGCACTGGTCAAGGACGGTGACGAAATTCTCATCGATATTCCATCTAGAAAATTAGAATTATTTATAAATGATGAAGAGAAACAAAAACGTCAAGAACAATTGGTTCTCCCACCACCCAAATATACCCACGGCCTTCTCGGCCGCTATATTGAAAGAGCCCTGCCCACGAACCAAGGGGCGGCTATGAAGTGA
- a CDS encoding FeoA domain protein codes for MVFLILKRSIAPKSADSNYSLIDMLPGQIGTITEIDHGHGLVRKLCSMGIVPGKKIMKVSQILVGGPIVIRIDDHDLALGRGIASRIKVRMEI; via the coding sequence ATGGTTTTTTTGATCCTAAAACGAAGCATAGCTCCTAAATCAGCTGATTCAAATTATTCCTTAATTGACATGCTTCCTGGTCAAATCGGAACAATAACTGAGATTGATCATGGCCATGGGTTGGTGAGAAAACTTTGTTCAATGGGCATAGTACCCGGGAAAAAAATAATGAAAGTAAGCCAAATTTTAGTTGGTGGACCAATTGTAATTCGTATTGATGATCATGACCTTGCCTTGGGGCGTGGGATTGCAAGTCGGATTAAAGTTAGAATGGAAATATGA
- the ilvH gene encoding Acetolactate synthase small subunit, with protein MQHIISVLVENKPRVLARVASLFARRGYNIESLAVGHTQDPDVSRITLVVRGDEDILEQITKQLYKLIEVIKVGDFTEISYVDRELSLIKVNAPSNLRGEIVQTAEIFRARIVDVSEKSLLIEVTGTSDKIDALKQLMKKYGIIEMTRTGKIALARGGQSL; from the coding sequence ATGCAACATATAATATCGGTTCTGGTGGAAAATAAACCACGGGTTCTGGCACGAGTGGCGTCCCTTTTCGCCAGGCGGGGATACAATATCGAAAGTCTTGCCGTCGGTCATACCCAGGACCCTGATGTTTCACGAATCACCTTAGTGGTACGTGGTGATGAAGACATTCTTGAACAAATCACCAAACAGCTCTACAAATTAATAGAAGTAATCAAGGTTGGTGATTTTACTGAGATTAGTTATGTTGATCGTGAACTTTCGCTGATTAAAGTGAATGCTCCTTCCAATCTTCGCGGAGAAATTGTGCAAACCGCTGAAATTTTTCGTGCGAGAATCGTTGATGTTAGCGAAAAAAGCCTTCTCATTGAAGTCACTGGAACATCAGATAAAATAGACGCCCTTAAACAACTCATGAAAAAATACGGAATCATCGAAATGACTCGAACCGGTAAGATTGCCTTAGCTCGGGGGGGTCAATCCTTATAA
- the leuA_1 gene encoding 2-isopropylmalate synthase translates to MKKVRILDTTLRDGEQSPGVSLNVQEKLEIARQLARLNVDVIEAGFAVASSGDALAVKSIAQEVKGPIISSLARSKEKDIDIAWESVRFSERPAIHTFIATSDIHLKYKLRMSREQALEQAVWAVKRARNYVGEVEFSAEDATRSDWDYLCQVYSAVIKAGAMVLNVPDTVGYTTPEEMKALIQHLYKHTDGIEKVIVSVHCHNDLGLAVSNSLSAMLGGAGQIECTINGIGERAGNASLEEIVMGLHVRKDFYQTETGINYSEIYRTSRLISQLTGMLVQPNKAVVGQNAFAHESGIHQDGVLKEKSTYEIMDAKLIGREEKVLVLGKHSGRHAFNNKLEELGYHLSEEELNQAFERFKALADQKKQIAEADLQFIAADEATRTEEVYRLDFVHVCCGNNILPTATVRLVHENGSTLQGVATGVGPVDAAYKAIGQMVGLSSNLVNFTLQSISGGTEALGEVVVRIFTDDTVYVGRGSHQDVVVASVIAYLSAINKMTQQKKLNPQTHL, encoded by the coding sequence GTGAAAAAAGTTCGAATACTTGACACCACGCTAAGAGATGGGGAACAATCCCCAGGAGTATCATTAAACGTTCAAGAAAAATTAGAAATTGCCAGACAATTAGCCCGTCTCAATGTTGATGTTATTGAGGCGGGTTTTGCCGTTGCTTCTTCTGGTGACGCACTGGCAGTTAAAAGCATAGCCCAAGAAGTAAAAGGACCAATCATTAGTTCTTTAGCTCGTTCCAAAGAAAAGGACATCGATATTGCTTGGGAATCAGTGCGTTTTTCTGAGCGACCTGCCATTCATACTTTTATTGCAACTTCCGATATCCACCTCAAATATAAGCTTCGAATGAGTCGCGAGCAAGCTCTGGAGCAAGCAGTTTGGGCAGTTAAACGTGCTCGAAATTATGTGGGCGAAGTTGAGTTTTCAGCTGAAGATGCAACTCGTTCTGACTGGGATTATCTTTGCCAAGTATACTCGGCAGTAATAAAAGCCGGAGCAATGGTTTTAAACGTACCCGATACGGTTGGGTATACTACTCCTGAAGAGATGAAAGCTTTAATTCAGCATCTTTATAAACACACTGATGGGATAGAAAAGGTAATAGTGAGCGTTCACTGCCATAATGATCTGGGTTTAGCGGTTTCAAATTCTCTTTCGGCTATGTTGGGTGGTGCCGGTCAAATTGAATGTACCATCAACGGAATTGGAGAACGAGCAGGAAATGCTTCTTTGGAAGAAATTGTTATGGGTTTACATGTTCGTAAGGATTTCTATCAAACTGAGACCGGAATTAATTATTCTGAAATTTATCGAACCAGTCGCTTGATCAGCCAACTTACTGGCATGCTAGTCCAACCCAATAAAGCAGTAGTTGGTCAAAATGCCTTTGCCCATGAATCAGGTATCCATCAAGATGGAGTATTGAAAGAAAAAAGTACTTATGAAATCATGGATGCTAAATTAATCGGGCGCGAGGAAAAAGTCTTGGTGCTGGGAAAACATTCTGGCCGGCACGCTTTTAACAATAAGCTAGAGGAACTCGGATATCATCTTTCCGAAGAAGAACTCAATCAAGCTTTCGAGCGCTTTAAGGCTTTAGCTGATCAGAAAAAGCAGATTGCCGAAGCAGATCTTCAATTTATTGCTGCTGATGAGGCCACTCGAACCGAAGAAGTTTACCGCTTGGATTTTGTTCATGTTTGCTGTGGTAATAACATCTTACCAACCGCAACGGTAAGGCTCGTCCACGAAAATGGCTCAACCTTACAGGGAGTAGCTACTGGTGTTGGTCCAGTTGATGCTGCCTATAAAGCAATTGGTCAGATGGTTGGACTTTCTTCAAATTTAGTGAACTTTACCCTCCAGTCGATATCGGGAGGAACCGAAGCATTAGGAGAAGTTGTGGTTCGAATTTTCACTGACGATACCGTCTATGTTGGGAGAGGCTCTCATCAGGATGTTGTAGTTGCCAGTGTCATTGCTTATCTGTCGGCTATAAACAAAATGACTCAACAGAAAAAACTGAATCCTCAGACCCACTTATAA
- the ybjG gene encoding putative undecaprenyl-diphosphatase YbjG, with protein MSEEFILVLQQFSNPVLDVLFRFFSFLGSELFYLFFLSFVYLCLNKKMAIQLGIVIFFSMYINFTLKEFFNLPRPQHPGLRILENPEGKSFPSGHAQSVATVTFFLAWSYPKNIYFLLAIIISSFVAISRIYLGVHYPRDVIVGAVLGFIIALFFWYLFHRFERLKLKFMPARAIFLSLLVGGLLYHFSFDPLSARVAGSLGGIFCGTILEKTLINFVLPLNFKTRLAHYGLGMVMVIVLYLGMKVVFPVSLWAYFLRYFILNFWIVFITPLIFYKVLKNKKN; from the coding sequence GTGAGTGAAGAATTCATTCTTGTTTTGCAGCAGTTTTCTAATCCGGTTTTAGATGTTCTCTTTCGGTTTTTTTCCTTTTTAGGATCGGAATTATTTTACTTGTTTTTTCTCTCTTTCGTCTATTTATGCTTGAACAAGAAGATGGCCATCCAACTTGGTATTGTAATATTTTTTTCAATGTATATTAATTTTACTTTAAAGGAATTTTTCAATCTTCCTCGTCCTCAACACCCAGGACTACGGATTTTAGAAAATCCCGAAGGAAAATCTTTTCCTAGTGGCCATGCTCAATCGGTTGCAACTGTTACCTTTTTTTTAGCTTGGTCCTATCCCAAGAATATTTATTTCCTTTTAGCGATTATTATTAGTTCTTTTGTTGCGATTTCTCGGATTTACTTAGGGGTTCACTATCCACGTGATGTTATTGTTGGTGCAGTTTTAGGATTTATAATCGCTCTTTTTTTCTGGTATTTATTTCATCGGTTTGAGAGATTAAAGTTGAAATTTATGCCAGCAAGAGCCATTTTCTTGAGCTTGCTGGTGGGAGGGTTACTCTACCATTTTTCTTTCGACCCTTTATCAGCCCGGGTTGCCGGATCCCTTGGTGGAATTTTTTGTGGAACAATTCTCGAAAAAACTCTAATCAATTTTGTTTTACCATTGAACTTTAAGACTCGCTTAGCGCATTATGGATTAGGTATGGTTATGGTGATTGTTCTTTACCTTGGAATGAAAGTCGTTTTTCCGGTCTCGCTCTGGGCTTATTTTTTGCGATACTTTATTCTTAATTTTTGGATTGTTTTCATCACACCTTTGATTTTTTATAAGGTTTTGAAAAATAAGAAAAATTAA
- the ilvC gene encoding Ketol-acid reductoisomerase, translated as MARIFYDQDAQLELLQGKKVSIIGFGSQGSAQGQNLRDSGIEVIIAELPGTPGYEKAKKVGFSPVSAEEATQKGDIIQMLVPDQFQPMVYQQSIAKNLSSGKALMFSHGFNIHFHQIVPPPSVDVIMVAPKGPGDLVRRMYQEGKGVPSLIAVYQNASGKAKELALAYARGIGATRAGVLETTFEEETETDLFGEQAVLCGGLTALIKAGFETLLEAGYQPEVAYFECLHEMKLIVDLVYEGGLSLMRQVVSDTAEFGDLTRGPRVINQETKIEMKKILTEIQNGSFAREWILENQANRPTYHALREKDFQHTIEKVGKQLRDMMPWLKK; from the coding sequence ATGGCTCGAATTTTTTATGATCAAGACGCTCAATTGGAATTGTTACAAGGAAAAAAAGTATCAATTATCGGATTTGGAAGCCAAGGAAGCGCACAAGGTCAAAATCTTAGAGATAGTGGAATCGAGGTCATCATTGCTGAGTTACCGGGTACTCCCGGTTATGAAAAAGCGAAAAAGGTTGGATTTTCTCCAGTTTCTGCCGAAGAAGCAACTCAAAAAGGAGATATTATACAGATGTTGGTACCAGATCAATTTCAACCGATGGTATATCAACAGTCGATAGCAAAAAATCTCTCATCCGGGAAAGCCTTGATGTTCTCACATGGTTTTAACATTCATTTCCACCAAATCGTTCCACCGCCTTCGGTCGATGTTATCATGGTAGCGCCCAAGGGTCCAGGCGATTTGGTAAGAAGAATGTATCAAGAAGGTAAAGGGGTTCCTTCTTTGATTGCCGTTTACCAAAATGCTTCAGGTAAAGCCAAAGAACTCGCCTTGGCTTATGCTCGTGGAATCGGAGCTACCCGAGCAGGGGTTTTAGAAACCACCTTCGAAGAAGAAACTGAAACCGATCTCTTTGGTGAACAAGCGGTTTTATGCGGAGGTTTAACCGCATTAATCAAAGCTGGCTTTGAAACCCTTTTGGAAGCTGGATATCAACCCGAAGTCGCTTACTTTGAGTGTCTTCATGAGATGAAGTTAATTGTTGATTTAGTGTATGAGGGAGGCCTAAGTTTAATGCGTCAGGTCGTGAGTGACACCGCCGAATTTGGTGATTTGACCCGTGGCCCAAGAGTCATTAATCAAGAAACCAAAATAGAAATGAAAAAGATTTTAACTGAAATACAAAACGGGAGTTTTGCTCGGGAATGGATCTTAGAAAACCAGGCTAACCGACCAACCTATCACGCTTTAAGAGAAAAAGACTTTCAGCACACTATTGAAAAAGTGGGAAAACAGCTGCGTGATATGATGCCCTGGTTAAAAAAATAA
- the ilvB gene encoding Acetolactate synthase large subunit yields MKGAQILIELLKKEGVTTVFGYPGGQVIDIYDALYEFSDIKHILVRHEQGAVHAADGYARTTGKVGVCMATSGPGATNLVTGLANAYMDSIPIVAITGQVPTRLIGKDAFQEADTTGITMPITKHNFLIKSIHDLPLIIREAFLIASTGRPGPVLIDIPKDVQIAEIDFNYPEKLEIPGYKPTYRGHFNQINMTAQAIKEATRPLFYVGGGVIASGASDILLEVVEKTDIPVTYTLMAKGAIPEDHRLSLGWLGMHGSYHANKAIMNCDLLIAVGARFDDRVTGNTTTFANRAKIVHIDIDPAEIGKNVKINIPIVGDARNVLNELNKRTEPKKHDEWLETIEKWKKEYTPKPPANNELVAQTIIESVYQATQGDAILVTDVGQHQMWAAKHFLCHRPRRWASSGGLGTMGFGLPAAIGAQIGNPDQTVILFSGDGSIMMKIQELVTAVNNCLPLKIFVLNNNYLGMVRQWQECFFDCRYSSTHIINPDLANLAQAFGAEGIPVQNQEELDRAVPRVLEVKDHPVLVDCRISKETNVYPFVPPGKSLDEMILE; encoded by the coding sequence ATGAAGGGTGCTCAAATTTTAATCGAACTCTTGAAAAAAGAGGGAGTTACTACCGTATTTGGCTATCCTGGAGGTCAAGTAATTGATATCTATGATGCCCTTTATGAATTTTCTGATATAAAACATATCTTAGTGCGTCATGAACAAGGAGCGGTTCATGCTGCCGATGGCTATGCCCGGACCACTGGTAAAGTAGGTGTTTGCATGGCAACTTCTGGACCAGGAGCTACTAATCTGGTCACAGGCTTAGCCAATGCCTATATGGACTCGATTCCTATCGTTGCCATTACCGGACAGGTGCCTACCCGTCTTATTGGAAAAGATGCTTTTCAGGAAGCTGATACAACTGGCATTACCATGCCGATCACCAAGCATAACTTTTTAATAAAAAGTATCCACGATCTCCCATTGATTATTAGGGAGGCTTTTTTAATTGCTTCTACCGGTCGTCCTGGACCAGTCCTAATCGATATTCCAAAAGACGTTCAGATTGCCGAGATTGATTTTAACTATCCAGAAAAATTAGAAATCCCCGGTTATAAACCTACATATCGTGGTCACTTTAACCAGATCAACATGACCGCTCAGGCCATAAAGGAGGCAACAAGGCCTCTCTTTTATGTCGGTGGTGGTGTTATTGCTTCTGGGGCATCAGATATTCTTCTTGAGGTTGTTGAAAAAACCGACATTCCTGTTACCTATACCCTTATGGCAAAAGGAGCCATTCCCGAGGATCATCGACTTTCATTAGGATGGCTTGGAATGCATGGTTCTTACCATGCCAATAAGGCTATTATGAATTGCGATCTTTTAATTGCCGTTGGTGCCCGCTTTGATGATCGAGTTACCGGAAATACCACCACCTTTGCCAATCGGGCTAAGATCGTTCATATTGATATTGATCCTGCTGAAATTGGTAAAAATGTCAAGATTAATATACCCATTGTTGGAGATGCCCGAAATGTTTTAAATGAGCTCAATAAAAGAACCGAACCCAAAAAACATGATGAGTGGTTAGAAACCATTGAAAAATGGAAAAAAGAGTATACACCAAAACCACCCGCCAACAATGAACTGGTAGCCCAGACCATCATCGAATCGGTTTATCAAGCTACCCAGGGTGATGCCATTTTGGTTACCGATGTTGGCCAACATCAAATGTGGGCAGCAAAACATTTTCTCTGTCATCGACCTCGCAGATGGGCCAGCTCGGGTGGTCTTGGAACTATGGGATTTGGTCTTCCAGCAGCAATTGGTGCTCAAATCGGCAATCCTGATCAGACGGTTATTCTATTTAGTGGTGACGGAAGTATCATGATGAAAATTCAAGAACTGGTTACCGCGGTCAATAACTGTCTTCCTCTTAAAATTTTCGTTTTGAACAATAATTATCTTGGCATGGTAAGACAGTGGCAGGAATGCTTTTTTGATTGTCGATATTCATCAACTCATATTATCAATCCTGACCTTGCCAACCTGGCTCAAGCTTTTGGTGCTGAAGGCATCCCGGTTCAAAATCAAGAGGAACTCGACAGAGCCGTACCAAGAGTTCTGGAAGTTAAAGATCATCCGGTTCTTGTTGATTGTCGTATCAGTAAAGAAACGAATGTGTATCCTTTTGTGCCTCCGGGAAAATCATTAGATGAAATGATTTTAGAATAA